The Pelagibacterium halotolerans B2 genome has a segment encoding these proteins:
- a CDS encoding PRC-barrel domain-containing protein, translating into MDHSNHVRLGEAELTEAVLKDATIYDADDHKVGKVSHLHGAGAGAQAVIDVGGFLGIGSKPVAVPVNQLDFMRDEDGDVHAVTGWTKDALEEMPEHRHH; encoded by the coding sequence ATGGATCATTCCAATCATGTTCGCCTTGGCGAAGCCGAATTGACTGAAGCCGTGCTCAAGGATGCGACGATCTACGACGCCGATGACCACAAGGTGGGAAAAGTATCTCATCTGCATGGAGCCGGCGCCGGCGCGCAAGCGGTGATCGATGTCGGAGGCTTTCTGGGCATCGGATCAAAGCCGGTGGCCGTTCCAGTCAATCAACTCGATTTCATGCGCGATGAAGACGGTGACGTGCATGCGGTGACCGGCTGGACAAAAGATGCCCTCGAAGAGATGCCTGAGCACCGTCATCACTGA
- a CDS encoding 5-oxoprolinase subunit B family protein yields the protein MDSTISIVPTLMPLGDKAVLVRFADRLDMDANSAAIGFARNLQARPIPGVVEIAPNLVSVLVRYDPQRIGFASLCGELRLADRQDQGREPASSHRVEITYGGEDGPDLDAVASELGLTVSTFIKAHGAKPLSVLAVGFAPGFVYCGMHPDDLLVSRRETVRRSVPPGSILFAARQTAIAATPIPTGWAVIGRTRFINFDPAASPPTQLRAGDTIAFEAAR from the coding sequence GTGGACAGTACTATCTCGATAGTTCCCACACTGATGCCGCTTGGCGACAAAGCCGTTCTCGTGCGCTTTGCCGATCGCCTCGACATGGACGCCAACAGCGCCGCCATAGGCTTTGCCAGAAACCTCCAGGCCCGGCCCATACCGGGTGTCGTCGAAATCGCCCCGAATCTGGTTTCGGTGCTGGTGCGCTATGATCCGCAACGCATCGGCTTTGCCAGCCTGTGCGGCGAATTGCGGCTCGCGGACCGCCAGGACCAGGGCCGCGAACCAGCCTCCAGCCACCGTGTCGAAATTACCTACGGCGGCGAGGATGGACCCGACCTTGACGCCGTAGCGTCCGAACTCGGCCTGACGGTCTCCACTTTCATTAAAGCCCACGGAGCAAAACCTCTCAGCGTGCTTGCCGTCGGCTTTGCGCCGGGATTCGTTTATTGCGGCATGCACCCGGACGATCTGCTCGTGTCCCGCCGCGAGACCGTAAGGCGCTCGGTTCCGCCCGGCAGTATCCTGTTTGCGGCCCGCCAGACGGCCATCGCCGCCACGCCCATCCCCACTGGCTGGGCCGTAATCGGCCGCACCCGCTTCATCAATTTCGACCCGGCCGCATCCCCACCCACGCAATTGAGGGCAGGGGATACCATAGCTTTCGAGGCCGCCCGATGA
- a CDS encoding biotin-dependent carboxyltransferase family protein, with amino-acid sequence MSRILLTRVSPMTTIQDEGRPGLFAHGIGASGPMDRNGYVLAAAMAEAPCGAAIEVGLLGLDFTYRGPPLSAGVAGGAFTLTVDGVTRSWPSRIDLVENTKISIKPGPNGNYAYLRFAAQIAVPLVLGSRSTNATVGLGGLEGRMLAVGDELGLDDLGDMATEPVRAETANPGDPIRFVWGIHADLFSNPIRTAFSTSDFRISARMDRMGVRLDDTGSVFAEAKLLNLVSDAVVPGDIQILGDGTPIVLMRDNQPTGGYPRIGTIIDADLDRFAQIRAGRMVRFEPVTVAHAHRIAKWQP; translated from the coding sequence ATGAGCCGCATCCTTCTCACGCGCGTCAGCCCCATGACCACAATCCAGGATGAAGGGCGACCCGGGCTTTTCGCCCACGGCATAGGCGCCTCCGGCCCAATGGACCGCAACGGCTACGTACTGGCCGCCGCGATGGCCGAAGCGCCTTGTGGCGCTGCAATCGAGGTGGGGCTCCTCGGTCTCGATTTCACCTATCGGGGCCCGCCCCTTTCGGCTGGCGTTGCCGGCGGCGCATTTACGCTGACCGTCGATGGCGTCACCCGCTCCTGGCCGTCCAGGATCGACCTTGTCGAAAACACCAAGATCTCCATAAAGCCCGGCCCGAACGGCAACTATGCCTACCTTCGCTTTGCAGCTCAGATTGCTGTCCCGCTTGTTCTTGGGAGCAGGTCCACAAACGCAACGGTCGGGCTCGGCGGCCTTGAAGGCCGCATGCTGGCCGTGGGCGACGAACTCGGCCTTGACGACCTGGGCGATATGGCAACCGAGCCGGTGCGTGCCGAAACGGCCAATCCCGGCGATCCCATACGCTTCGTGTGGGGCATTCACGCCGACCTGTTTTCCAACCCCATCCGAACGGCCTTCTCCACATCCGATTTCCGCATATCGGCACGCATGGATCGCATGGGCGTCAGGCTCGATGACACAGGATCCGTCTTCGCCGAGGCGAAATTGCTCAACCTGGTCTCCGATGCCGTCGTGCCCGGCGATATCCAGATTCTGGGCGACGGAACGCCAATTGTCCTTATGCGCGACAACCAGCCCACCGGCGGCTATCCCCGCATTGGCACGATAATCGACGCCGATCTCGACCGTTTCGCCCAGATTCGGGCCGGCAGGATGGTCCGCTTCGAACCCGTCACCGTCGCCCACGCCCACAGGATCGCCAAATGGCAACCCTGA
- a CDS encoding 5-oxoprolinase subunit PxpA, translating into MATLIDLNADLGEAIGDDRAMLEIVTSASIACGGHAGNEHTMRAAVQDALANSVRIGAHPGFEDPDNFGRRRLDLPFETIRDQVLAQIGRLITIAAEEGASVAYLKLHGALANMAAEDETLSQTIFAGVAQNHPGMAILALAASAQETAARRLGLPVIPEAYADRAYTRYGLLAARSHPGSVLEDTASIVAQCLRLAEHGEILAIDGSVFQSEARSICLHGDTPGALEHARAVRDALKSRGLM; encoded by the coding sequence ATGGCAACCCTGATCGATCTCAACGCCGATCTCGGCGAAGCCATAGGCGACGACCGCGCCATGCTCGAAATCGTCACCAGCGCCTCGATCGCCTGCGGCGGCCACGCCGGTAACGAACATACGATGCGCGCCGCCGTTCAAGATGCGCTTGCAAATAGCGTCCGCATCGGCGCCCATCCCGGTTTCGAGGATCCGGACAATTTCGGTCGCCGCCGCCTCGATCTCCCTTTCGAAACGATCCGCGATCAGGTTCTGGCCCAGATTGGCCGCCTCATAACCATTGCTGCAGAGGAGGGGGCGTCTGTCGCCTACCTCAAGCTGCACGGGGCCCTCGCCAACATGGCCGCGGAGGATGAAACCCTTTCTCAAACCATATTCGCAGGCGTCGCCCAGAATCATCCCGGCATGGCCATCCTCGCCCTGGCGGCCTCCGCCCAGGAAACCGCAGCCCGCCGGCTCGGCCTTCCCGTCATCCCTGAAGCCTATGCCGACCGTGCCTATACTCGATACGGATTGCTGGCCGCCCGCAGCCACCCGGGCAGTGTGCTTGAAGATACCGCTTCCATTGTTGCCCAATGCCTCCGGCTCGCCGAGCACGGTGAAATTCTCGCCATTGATGGCTCGGTTTTCCAATCCGAGGCCCGCTCGATCTGTCTTCATGGCGACACTCCGGGCGCCTTGGAGCATGCCCGTGCGGTGCGCGACGCGCTCAAATCGCGTGGCCTGATGTAG
- a CDS encoding septal ring lytic transglycosylase RlpA family protein — protein MSSSIGSARRRPLFAAIGTTVTAALLLAGCSGADLFAGNEFFSESSMGVKASPRVTTSRNVPKGGGRYVVGKPYTVAGNRFVPREQPDLDVTGRASWYGPAFHGRLTANGEIFDMYSLSAAHPTLPLPSYVRVTNADTGATTIVRVNDRGPFSYERTIDLSRRAAEVLGFQQQGTANVRVQYIGPAPLEGDDTKFLVASINQLTPYEIQNNTRMAFQEPVQVADTAPAQASTPVAPVPTPRPSTATEAAGAIAAPEYIPFRVLSYVGATSLETASEPTGTPLRMALGTWNDEARAREIATRFAVIGAVDTATLVQGDQTVTHLMLTHLREGVTETDAVELASSLGLSAPILY, from the coding sequence ATGAGCTCGAGTATCGGATCGGCGCGCCGCCGCCCTCTTTTTGCCGCCATCGGCACGACCGTGACCGCCGCCTTGCTGCTGGCCGGCTGCAGCGGTGCCGATCTGTTCGCTGGCAATGAATTTTTCTCCGAATCCTCGATGGGCGTCAAAGCCTCGCCCCGGGTTACCACCTCGCGCAATGTCCCCAAGGGCGGAGGACGCTATGTCGTCGGCAAGCCCTACACCGTCGCGGGCAATCGGTTTGTGCCACGCGAGCAGCCCGATCTCGATGTCACGGGCCGCGCCTCATGGTACGGCCCCGCATTCCATGGCCGCCTGACGGCCAATGGCGAGATCTTCGATATGTATTCATTGTCGGCAGCCCATCCGACGTTGCCGCTGCCGTCCTATGTCCGGGTTACGAACGCCGACACCGGCGCCACGACCATTGTGCGGGTCAATGATCGGGGACCGTTCTCCTATGAGCGAACCATCGACCTCTCGCGCCGCGCCGCCGAGGTCCTGGGTTTCCAGCAGCAGGGCACGGCCAATGTCAGGGTGCAATATATCGGACCGGCCCCGCTCGAGGGCGACGACACCAAATTCCTCGTTGCCTCGATCAATCAGTTGACGCCCTACGAAATCCAGAACAATACCCGCATGGCCTTTCAGGAACCCGTCCAGGTTGCCGATACCGCGCCGGCGCAGGCCTCAACCCCTGTAGCTCCGGTGCCCACGCCGCGCCCTTCGACCGCAACGGAGGCCGCGGGCGCCATTGCAGCCCCCGAATACATTCCCTTCCGCGTCCTCTCCTACGTCGGCGCAACCAGCCTCGAAACCGCATCCGAGCCCACGGGAACGCCGCTCCGCATGGCGCTGGGAACCTGGAACGACGAAGCCCGGGCCCGCGAAATCGCTACCCGGTTCGCGGTGATTGGCGCAGTCGACACCGCCACGCTTGTTCAGGGAGACCAGACGGTCACTCATCTCATGCTGACCCATCTTCGCGAAGGTGTGACCGAAACCGACGCTGTCGAACTGGCCAGCTCACTTGGCTTGTCGGCCCCGATTTTGTATTGA
- a CDS encoding D-alanyl-D-alanine carboxypeptidase family protein — MVRLERAFRRVLVGVALVAALAHPAAAQLDFDTSAPYAILVDHESGTVLFQKEADTRIEPASMAKLMTVAIVLDMVERGALNLTDQFFISEHAWRTGGAPSGGSAMFAELGSQISVDDLLHSVIIQSGNDASIALAEGIAGSEAAFADIMNQFAADIGLTDSHFTNASGLPDPDMYVTARDLADLARYIIREFPDYYPVFAVEEFTWNDIRQSNRNGLLGLGIGVDGLKTGHTNAAGYGIVASTTEGGRRLIAVLHGMDSVNQRNEQARALITWGARSFERIPAFANGAVVGQASVYGGQEASVGLVGEGSIDIYLPRGNRRCLSANITYAAPILPPVRAGDRLAQLNILCDDQIIQSAPLYAAEAVEQGGITRRAADALWELAFGWF, encoded by the coding sequence ATGGTTCGTCTGGAACGTGCCTTCCGCAGAGTGCTTGTCGGCGTGGCGTTGGTGGCCGCTCTGGCCCATCCCGCCGCTGCCCAGCTCGATTTCGATACGAGCGCCCCATACGCCATCCTGGTCGATCATGAATCGGGCACCGTCCTGTTTCAGAAAGAAGCCGACACGAGGATCGAACCGGCCAGCATGGCCAAGCTGATGACGGTCGCAATCGTCCTCGACATGGTCGAACGCGGCGCGCTCAACCTCACCGATCAGTTCTTCATATCCGAACACGCATGGCGCACGGGCGGGGCGCCATCTGGCGGCTCGGCAATGTTTGCTGAACTCGGCTCGCAAATCAGCGTCGACGACCTGCTGCATTCGGTTATCATCCAATCGGGCAATGACGCTTCCATCGCGCTCGCCGAAGGCATCGCGGGCAGCGAGGCCGCCTTCGCCGATATCATGAACCAGTTTGCCGCCGATATCGGGCTGACGGATTCCCATTTCACCAATGCCAGCGGCCTGCCCGATCCGGACATGTACGTCACCGCCCGCGATCTGGCCGATCTGGCGCGCTACATCATCCGCGAATTTCCCGATTATTACCCGGTGTTCGCTGTCGAGGAATTCACCTGGAACGATATCCGCCAGTCCAACCGCAACGGCCTTCTGGGCCTGGGCATCGGCGTGGACGGTCTCAAGACGGGCCATACCAATGCCGCCGGGTATGGCATCGTCGCTTCGACCACCGAAGGCGGGCGCCGCCTTATTGCGGTGCTGCACGGCATGGACAGCGTCAACCAGCGCAACGAGCAGGCGCGTGCCCTCATCACATGGGGCGCCCGCAGTTTCGAGCGCATTCCCGCCTTCGCCAATGGCGCGGTTGTGGGACAGGCCAGCGTCTATGGAGGCCAAGAGGCCAGCGTCGGCCTCGTCGGTGAAGGCAGCATCGATATCTACCTTCCGCGCGGCAATCGTCGCTGCCTTTCGGCCAACATCACCTATGCCGCTCCCATTCTCCCGCCGGTTCGCGCCGGTGACAGGCTTGCGCAACTTAACATACTTTGCGATGACCAGATCATTCAGAGCGCTCCGCTTTATGCGGCAGAGGCCGTCGAACAGGGTGGCATCACGCGCCGGGCAGCCGACGCGCTTTGGGAACTTGCATTCGGCTGGTTTTAG
- the tmk gene encoding dTMP kinase has product MAADQHRSITPRFITFEGGEGVGKSTQVRRLADRLSELGISVVRTREPGGTPKAEAVRSFILQGKPESWGVGAEAVLFASARLDHVNQLIAPSLAEGKWVICDRFADSTRAYQGLTGGVDDKLIDALEYLALNGHTPDLTVILDMDPDIAFERVRKRAAEDGMPAIADRFEKEDLVFHRRLRDNFLAIAIANPGRCVVLSADTEEDVLTEAIWRAVLDHFPDLAREGLAG; this is encoded by the coding sequence ATGGCGGCAGATCAGCACCGATCGATCACACCCCGATTCATTACGTTCGAGGGTGGGGAGGGCGTGGGCAAGTCCACCCAGGTCCGACGCCTGGCCGACCGCCTGTCGGAACTGGGCATTTCCGTGGTCCGCACCCGCGAGCCCGGTGGCACGCCCAAGGCCGAGGCCGTTCGCTCCTTCATCCTGCAGGGCAAGCCCGAAAGCTGGGGCGTCGGCGCCGAAGCCGTGCTGTTCGCCTCCGCCCGCCTCGATCACGTGAACCAGTTGATCGCGCCCTCGCTGGCCGAGGGCAAATGGGTCATCTGCGACCGCTTCGCCGATTCCACCCGCGCCTATCAGGGCCTGACCGGCGGGGTCGACGACAAACTGATCGACGCACTCGAATATCTTGCCCTCAACGGCCATACGCCCGATTTGACCGTGATCCTGGACATGGACCCCGATATCGCCTTCGAGCGCGTGCGCAAACGCGCCGCGGAAGACGGCATGCCTGCGATCGCCGATCGCTTCGAAAAAGAGGATCTGGTCTTCCATCGCCGCCTGCGCGACAATTTCCTCGCCATAGCGATAGCCAATCCCGGCCGCTGTGTCGTCCTTTCGGCCGATACCGAGGAGGACGTGCTCACCGAAGCCATATGGCGGGCCGTGCTCGATCATTTCCCCGATCTGGCCCGGGAAGGATTGGCCGGGTGA
- a CDS encoding AAA family ATPase yields the protein MSVERREADQIADVPAPEFGSLVGHGDARASLLSALERDRLPGAILLHGPRGIGKATFAFEIARQVLSRTSDESEERITAQVAALSHPNLFLLRRTTDPANSEKYYSAIRVDDVRAMRDSLHQTRGRAGYRIAIVDSVDDCNANSANALLKTLEEPPAETMFIVLSHRPGGMLATIRSRCQSFGLRPLADPDTAQIISRVRPDLAPEDVSRAVSFAAGRPRRGFESLMLEEGDVLDALQTWLKDPVAHPTRAHLKIADGLAASKGAELGFAQDMIRDWLAAEAESAARAGPAARFRLASANGLWEKANALIADADIYNLDRRQTLVAVFDFLRDHVRRTTPVS from the coding sequence GTGAGTGTCGAACGCCGCGAAGCCGACCAGATCGCCGACGTGCCCGCACCCGAGTTTGGCAGCCTTGTCGGCCACGGCGATGCGCGCGCCTCGCTTCTGAGTGCGCTCGAGCGGGATCGTCTGCCCGGCGCCATCCTGCTTCATGGCCCGCGCGGTATTGGCAAGGCGACCTTTGCTTTCGAGATCGCTCGTCAAGTCCTCTCGCGCACCTCCGATGAAAGCGAGGAGCGGATAACCGCCCAGGTTGCAGCGCTTTCGCACCCGAACCTGTTCCTTTTGCGCCGCACCACCGATCCCGCCAATTCCGAAAAATACTATTCGGCCATCCGGGTCGACGACGTGCGCGCCATGCGCGATTCCCTTCACCAGACACGGGGCAGGGCGGGCTACCGAATCGCGATTGTCGACAGCGTCGATGATTGCAACGCCAATTCGGCCAATGCGCTGCTGAAGACCCTTGAGGAGCCGCCCGCCGAGACCATGTTCATCGTGCTCTCCCATCGCCCCGGCGGCATGCTGGCCACCATCCGCTCGCGCTGCCAGAGCTTTGGCCTGCGCCCGCTCGCCGATCCTGATACGGCACAGATTATATCGCGCGTCCGCCCCGATCTGGCACCCGAAGATGTCTCCCGCGCTGTCAGCTTTGCCGCCGGTCGTCCACGACGGGGCTTTGAATCCCTCATGCTTGAGGAAGGCGACGTTCTCGACGCACTTCAGACATGGCTCAAAGACCCTGTGGCGCATCCCACCCGCGCCCATCTCAAGATCGCCGACGGGCTGGCCGCATCCAAGGGGGCTGAATTGGGCTTTGCCCAGGACATGATCCGCGACTGGCTGGCTGCCGAGGCCGAATCCGCCGCCCGCGCCGGCCCGGCCGCGCGTTTCCGCCTTGCTTCGGCCAATGGCCTGTGGGAGAAGGCCAACGCCCTTATCGCCGATGCCGATATCTACAATCTTGACCGGCGGCAAACGCTGGTCGCAGTCTTTGATTTCCTGCGCGACCATGTGCGCAGGACCACGCCCGTGAGCTGA
- the metG gene encoding methionine--tRNA ligase — protein MSRPTFYITTPIFYPNGVPHIGHAYTAIASDVIARFHRLDGKDVFFLTGTDEHGQKMQQTAEKEGIAPIELATRNSQAFKDLWATLNISYDDYIRTTEERHHKASQAIWNKMVEKGDIYLDSYSGWYSVRQEAFFDEKETTLGEDGIRREPLGSPVEWVEEESYFFRLSAYGDRLLAHYEANPGFILPAERRNEVASFVKSGLRDLSISRTTFDWGVPVPNDPKHIMYVWVDALTNYLTAAGYPDESAERWKYWPADIHMIGKDIVRFHAVYWPAFLMSADIELPKRVFAHGFLFNRGEKMSKSVGNVVDPFELVAKYGLDAMRYYFLREVSFGSDGSYNHEAIVNRINADLANDLGNLAQRSLSMVAKNCDGQVPAPGELTDEDNAILGAADALLDTSRAAMDDQAIHQMLNAVWQVVADANRYFAGQEPWALRKTDPARMATVLYVTIEVVRQVAILAQPVMPASSEKLLDLLGLHAEGRSFEQLGAYGRLAAGTALPAPEGVFPRYVEKDEGAA, from the coding sequence ATGAGCCGCCCGACCTTTTACATCACCACGCCGATCTTTTACCCCAACGGCGTCCCCCATATCGGCCATGCCTACACCGCCATCGCCAGTGACGTCATCGCGCGCTTTCACAGGCTGGACGGCAAGGACGTGTTCTTTCTGACCGGCACCGACGAGCACGGCCAGAAGATGCAGCAGACCGCTGAAAAAGAGGGGATCGCGCCGATCGAGCTGGCGACAAGGAATTCGCAGGCCTTCAAGGACCTCTGGGCCACCCTCAACATCTCTTACGACGACTACATCCGTACAACCGAGGAGCGGCACCATAAGGCCTCGCAAGCCATCTGGAACAAGATGGTCGAAAAGGGCGATATCTACCTCGACTCCTACTCCGGCTGGTATTCGGTCCGGCAGGAAGCCTTCTTCGACGAAAAGGAAACCACTCTCGGCGAGGACGGCATCCGGCGCGAACCGCTCGGCTCGCCGGTCGAATGGGTCGAGGAAGAAAGCTACTTCTTCCGCCTCTCGGCCTATGGCGACAGGCTTCTGGCCCATTACGAGGCCAACCCCGGTTTCATCCTGCCCGCCGAACGGCGCAATGAAGTCGCCAGCTTCGTCAAATCGGGCTTGCGCGATCTTTCCATCTCGCGCACCACGTTCGATTGGGGCGTTCCGGTTCCCAACGACCCCAAGCACATCATGTATGTCTGGGTCGATGCGCTCACCAATTACCTCACGGCCGCCGGCTACCCCGACGAAAGCGCCGAGCGCTGGAAATACTGGCCCGCCGATATCCATATGATCGGCAAGGACATTGTGCGTTTCCACGCGGTCTATTGGCCCGCATTTCTGATGAGCGCCGACATCGAACTGCCCAAACGCGTCTTTGCCCATGGCTTCCTCTTCAACCGCGGCGAGAAGATGAGCAAATCGGTCGGCAACGTCGTCGATCCGTTCGAACTCGTGGCGAAATACGGCCTCGATGCCATGCGCTATTATTTCCTGCGCGAAGTGTCCTTCGGCAGCGACGGCTCGTACAATCACGAAGCCATCGTCAACCGCATCAACGCCGATCTCGCCAACGATCTGGGCAATCTCGCCCAGCGCTCGCTCTCCATGGTCGCCAAGAACTGCGACGGACAGGTGCCGGCACCGGGCGAGTTAACGGATGAAGACAACGCAATCCTCGGCGCTGCCGACGCCTTGCTCGACACCTCACGCGCCGCGATGGACGATCAGGCCATCCACCAGATGCTCAATGCCGTCTGGCAGGTCGTGGCCGATGCCAACCGGTACTTTGCGGGGCAGGAGCCCTGGGCGCTGCGCAAGACCGACCCGGCCCGCATGGCCACCGTACTCTATGTGACCATCGAAGTGGTGCGTCAGGTTGCCATTCTCGCCCAGCCGGTGATGCCCGCATCGAGCGAAAAACTGCTCGATCTTCTGGGTCTGCATGCTGAGGGCCGCTCTTTCGAACAATTGGGTGCGTACGGCCGCCTCGCCGCCGGCACCGCACTGCCCGCGCCAGAGGGCGTCTTCCCCCGCTATGTGGAAAAGGACGAAGGCGCGGCCTGA
- a CDS encoding TatD family hydrolase, translating into MLVDSHCHLDFDVLADDIDGVLARARDNGVSHCVTISTRIRRFDTLLAIAEKHDNVFCSVGTHPHNAHEELDISIDEIIALSQHPKCVAIGEAGLDYHYDSSPRDAQAQGFRNHIAVARQTGLPLVIHARAADDDMIAILEEETGQGAFPFVLHCFSSGAELARRGLALGGYVSFSGIVTFRNAAEIQQVAQFVPEDRFLVETDAPYLAPVPHRGKPNQPAFVRHTAEKLAELRGVPFETIAEQSTRNFARLFSKTGLAV; encoded by the coding sequence ATGCTTGTCGATAGCCACTGCCATCTCGATTTCGACGTGCTGGCCGACGATATCGACGGCGTTCTGGCGCGTGCGCGCGACAATGGCGTCAGCCATTGCGTCACCATCTCCACGCGCATCCGCCGCTTCGATACGCTTCTGGCCATCGCCGAAAAGCACGACAACGTCTTCTGCTCCGTGGGCACGCATCCGCATAATGCGCATGAAGAACTCGACATAAGCATCGATGAAATAATCGCTTTATCGCAGCATCCAAAATGCGTCGCCATTGGAGAGGCCGGGCTCGATTACCACTACGATTCCTCGCCCCGCGACGCGCAGGCCCAGGGCTTCCGCAATCATATCGCCGTCGCCCGCCAGACCGGCTTACCGCTGGTCATCCATGCTCGGGCCGCCGATGACGACATGATCGCCATTCTCGAAGAGGAAACCGGGCAGGGGGCTTTCCCCTTCGTCCTGCACTGCTTTTCCTCCGGCGCCGAACTGGCCCGTCGCGGCCTGGCGCTCGGCGGCTATGTCTCGTTTTCCGGCATCGTCACCTTCAGGAACGCCGCCGAAATCCAGCAGGTAGCGCAATTCGTCCCCGAAGACCGGTTCCTGGTCGAGACGGACGCGCCCTATCTCGCGCCGGTTCCCCATCGCGGCAAACCCAACCAGCCCGCCTTCGTGCGCCATACCGCCGAAAAACTTGCCGAACTGCGCGGCGTTCCGTTCGAAACCATTGCCGAGCAATCCACCCGCAATTTCGCCCGGCTGTTTTCAAAGACAGGGCTGGCCGTATGA
- a CDS encoding MBL fold metallo-hydrolase, giving the protein MTDRPATRLTARILGCGSSGGVPRIGNAWGACDPENPKNRRLRCALLVTGTCDDTDGVTRVLIDAGPDLREQMLAARVPEIDAVFFTHEHADHTHGIDDLRVLALNARRRVDAYMSIATEVRLREAFGYCFTAPENSSYPPILNTNSIADGEEIIIEGAGGTITLKPFEQQHGSITSLGFRIGKFAYSCDLSGIPETSHWALEGLETWVLDALRYTPHPSHINLEQALSLIETHRPKAAILTNLHVDMDYVTLSGEIPDHVTPAFDGMEIDIAL; this is encoded by the coding sequence ATGACCGACCGGCCCGCCACACGATTGACAGCCCGCATCCTGGGCTGCGGTTCGTCTGGCGGCGTGCCGCGTATCGGCAATGCCTGGGGCGCCTGCGACCCCGAAAACCCCAAAAACCGTCGCCTGCGCTGCGCGCTGCTGGTCACCGGCACGTGCGACGACACCGATGGCGTCACCCGCGTTCTCATCGATGCCGGACCCGATTTGCGCGAACAGATGCTCGCCGCCCGGGTGCCGGAAATCGATGCGGTATTTTTCACCCACGAACATGCCGACCACACCCACGGTATCGACGATCTGCGCGTCCTCGCTCTCAACGCCCGGCGCCGCGTGGATGCCTACATGTCGATCGCTACCGAAGTCCGGCTCCGCGAGGCGTTCGGTTACTGCTTCACGGCCCCCGAAAACAGCTCATACCCGCCAATTCTCAATACCAACTCCATTGCCGACGGCGAGGAAATTATCATCGAAGGGGCAGGGGGCACGATCACGCTAAAGCCCTTCGAGCAACAGCATGGGTCAATCACTTCGCTTGGTTTCCGTATAGGTAAATTCGCCTATTCCTGCGATCTGTCAGGCATTCCCGAAACGTCCCATTGGGCGCTGGAAGGGCTCGAAACCTGGGTCCTCGATGCCCTGCGATATACGCCGCACCCGAGCCACATTAATCTCGAACAGGCATTGTCCCTCATCGAAACCCACCGGCCGAAAGCCGCCATTCTCACAAATCTCCATGTCGATATGGACTACGTGACGCTTTCCGGCGAAATCCCCGATCATGTCACTCCCGCCTTTGACGGGATGGAGATCGACATCGCCCTTTAG